Genomic segment of Fusobacterium sp. DD2:
GAGAAGATATAATCTTCTCATATTCTATATTATTTAGTTTTTTGTGCTGTATAAAAAGCATACTGGAATATCAATCCCTCAATTATAATTGGCAATACTATATCATATGTTGAATAATCTCTTAGGAAATGCCTATAAAAAACAGAATAAAATAGCATTGTATCGCTTTCTAATAAATACATGCAACCAATTCTAATTATAAAAATCCCAGGAATTGCAATTATTAACATTTTCTTAATATTTAAGTTTTTATGAAGATTGAATAATATTATCCCTGATATTATAGGGATAATAATCCAAATAATAGATATAATTTTTGAAATAAAACTATATCCAGATATTAGTCCATGCAGTAAGAAAAAAAAGAGATACAGTAAACAATATAAATCAAATGCTAGATACTTATCCTTCATAATGCCTCCATAATTAATAAATTACTGTAAATGTAAAAGTAAGTTTAAACCAAACAAAATAAGACATCCAATAAGTAAATGCTTAATCATATTCCCTCCTAGATTATTTATAGCTTATTTTTATAAATGATCTCTATTGCTCTACCAACAACTTTAAAATCAGGTAACATCTCCTCAGTAATATATTTATCTTCATAAATTGGATTTATGCTTTTTAAAATTATAGCTTTAATATTGTTGTTAATTACCAATCTTTTTATGTATATAGCCCCATCATAATTTACAACATAAATTTTTTCATCAATTATTTCTGTATCATCGGGATCCACAACTATATATGATCCATCTTTTATGACTGGCTCCATACTGTCCCCTTCAACCTGAATTACATATGTCCTATCATTATACCCATTTTTAGGAATTGTAATATGTTTTATTGGGGCAGCCTGATAATTTAATTGACCAGTTCCTGCACTCGCAACTGCCATGACTGGCACTTTGATTAATATATCGCTTTTATACGAAGTAACGGCATCATGGTCAATAAAACCTATCTTTTTAAATAAATCTATCTGATTTATTTTTAATGCAATTGCTATTTCTTTTAAGTGTAAAGGATTTATTTTTTTCTTTTTACCATTTTCAATTCTGGAAATATCTCCTTTATCTATTCCAGTAAGTAAATTCATATAATTTGTGCTATATCCTAAATTTTCTCTTTTTTCTTTTAAAAAATTTCCTAACTCAATAGCTTCTTTTTCTGTAAGTTCAAAAGTCTTCTTTTCCATAACTACCCTCCTACCTACTTATATTATATAGTGGTAGTTGATATTTATCAATATATTTCAAAAAAACAGTTGACAATTAACAACTGAAATTATATAATAGGTTATAAGCAATAGAAAATTATATTTTTTTTATCAATTAAGTTGTTAAATAACAACTAAAGAGGAGATATTATGAAGCTATCAGATTTAAAGAAATTAATTGAACTTTTAAAAGAACTTGGAAAAGATGCCAATAAAATTACATTTACCAGCTTAAAAAATTTATAGGAGGCAAGAATATGGAATTAACAGAAAAAATTGAAGAATTATTTGAACTAGCTAAATCGCAAGGGGAAAGACAGGAAGTAAAGTTTTATAAACTTAGAGGTACATTCTATTTAAATGTCGGTAACTTTGAATGGGAAGGATATAACGCTGAAGAGTTGATAGACCAGGCAACCGAGGAGATGAGAATGTGGTAAATGATTTTTTTAATAACATGTTAATTGCAGTATTGGCGGTAACTCTTGTATTAATAGTTATATTTGAATTGTAAGGGGGCTATATATGTATTTAAAGAACTTTGATGACAGAAAGAAACAAATAGTTAATAGTTTAAAAACTCTTCTTAAATTAGAAGATAAAGGCCTTATAAAAGAGTGGAAAATGAATGACTGGTTATGTACTTACTACACTAGATTGGGCGGTAAAAATGGTGAAGATATCCTACTGGAAATGAAGGTATGTGATCTAACTGAGGAAGCAGTAATTAAACAAGTATGCAATTTAAGAACTAAATACATGCAACAGATGCAAGGCTTAATAAATGACGGAATTCTGGAAGACTGGGAAATAAAAGAAATAGAAAAGATATTTGAAAACTATAAAAATGTAGACAATTTGGAAAATGCAGAAAAGTTTGAAGAGTGGTTTAAAAATTAAAGGAGTGGGATAACATGACACTAGAAAAATTTGATGAACTTTACAAAATAGACCTACAAAATAAAATTGAACAAGACTATAAAGGCTTAAATTATTTAAGCTGGGCAACAGCTTATAAATTAGCAATGGAAAAAGACCCAACTATGAAATATGAAATACTTGAAGACCAAGACGGTATTCCATTTTTCAGTCGTGGAAAAGTACACATAGTAAAAACTATTGTGACTATGTTTGGAGAGTCTAAAGCCATGATATTACCAATTATGGACAATAAACATAATGCAGTTGATACCCCAAATGCAAGACAAGTAAATGACAATATAATGAGATGCCTTGCAAAGAATATTGCAATGTTTGGTATTGGATTGCCATTGTATGTCGGAGAGGATTTAAAACAATTTGATGAAGACCAACCAGTTAAGCAACCCGATAAACCTAGTAAGTCTAGCAAATCTAAAGAAGTAAATAAAAAGGATTTAGACAAAGCAGCAACTGACAGTTTAAGAACTGAAATAGTTAAAACACTTACTGAAGCTGATGATCCTTTACTTGAAAAAATGTTAGGTTACTTGAAAAAGAAAAATCTTGGAGAGTGCAACTATAAAGACTTGAAAATGATAAAAGGTAGACTTGAAGAGGAGCGAAAGAAAGCAAAAGCAATTGACAACATAGGGAAAGATGAAATAGGTGGTATATTCCAACAACCAGTTAATTAATTATTATACCCCTCATGAATTGAGGGGCTTAACAATTAATTAAAGAAGGAGGAATAAAAATGGCTTATGATGTAAAAGTTAAAAGATTTTTGTGCTTACAAGAGGAAGAATTACAAGAACTTATTTGGGAATATTTAAACAAAGGTTATCAAATACAAAAAACTGAAATTAAACATGATATTCAAGGATTAAATGGGATATATGTGTTCGTGAAACAATTTGAAAATAATAAATACTATATAGAACAGTTAAAAAAAGAAAATGCTAATTATGAAGAAATAATAGAAAAATTAAAACAAACTAACCAATACGATTACATTATACGAAGAATAAATTATTTAGAAGAACGTATAGAACACAATATTAAAAAAATAAATTTGCTAAAGGAAAAGGAGAAAGAATAATGTTAATTTTAAAAGTAAATAAGCACTCAT
This window contains:
- a CDS encoding S24 family peptidase, translating into MEKKTFELTEKEAIELGNFLKEKRENLGYSTNYMNLLTGIDKGDISRIENGKKKKINPLHLKEIAIALKINQIDLFKKIGFIDHDAVTSYKSDILIKVPVMAVASAGTGQLNYQAAPIKHITIPKNGYNDRTYVIQVEGDSMEPVIKDGSYIVVDPDDTEIIDEKIYVVNYDGAIYIKRLVINNNIKAIILKSINPIYEDKYITEEMLPDFKVVGRAIEIIYKNKL
- a CDS encoding DUF1071 domain-containing protein; this encodes MTLEKFDELYKIDLQNKIEQDYKGLNYLSWATAYKLAMEKDPTMKYEILEDQDGIPFFSRGKVHIVKTIVTMFGESKAMILPIMDNKHNAVDTPNARQVNDNIMRCLAKNIAMFGIGLPLYVGEDLKQFDEDQPVKQPDKPSKSSKSKEVNKKDLDKAATDSLRTEIVKTLTEADDPLLEKMLGYLKKKNLGECNYKDLKMIKGRLEEERKKAKAIDNIGKDEIGGIFQQPVN